The DNA segment CACCGTTGACCTTGATCAACCGCGAGGCACGGCCCAGCCGCACGAACGCACGCTCGGAGACCCACCGCACCACGTCGTCCATGGCCCACTCGGACAGCGGTGCCGGCTCGCCCTCGCGGCGGGCCAGCCGGGGGCCCCGCACGCGCAGCCGGTCGCCGGCCGCGCTGTCCGCCTCGACGTCGCCGAGCAGCCGCCAGGGCACCTCGCCGGCCGGCGCGGCGTCCAGATCACGTACGGCGGCGGCGCCGGTCTCCGTCGAGCCGAACACCTCCACCGCCCGCAGGGCGCCGTCGGGCAGGCCGCCCAGCAACCGCCGGGCCGTGTCCGGCGCCGGGCCCGTGCCGTGCAGGGCCACCGCACCGGGCAGTTCGGCGAGGCGGCGGCGCAGGCTGCGCAGCACGAGCCAGCTGGAGGGCACGCACACGAAGAGCGTGTGCAGGCCGTCGCGCCAGCGCGGCGGCTCCAGCGGGTCCTGCCAGGCGGCCTTCACCGGGACGTCCAGCAGCGCCGGCAGCGTCCTGCCGAACAGGTAGCCGTACAGGTGCTGGGGCGGGGCGAAGCAGACGATCTGCTCGATCCGGCCCGGCAGGGCACGCGCCACGAGCCGTGCCTCGGCGCGCAGTTGCGCGTCCGTCCGCCACCAGCGCACGGCCGAGCCGGTGTTCCCGGAGGTCGCGAAGGCCATCCCCTCTCCCGGTACCGGAGCCCGCACGGTGGGGGCGGGCCCGTGGGGCGGGAGAGGCGGCGCCCGGGAGGGTGGGAGCTACCGGGGGCGGGAAGGCGGGGGATGCGGCGCCCGGGAGGGTGGCCGAGCCGGCGGTACCGGATGCGGTCACAAGGTGTTCCCGAGGATGGCGTGGTCCTCCAGGCGGTCGCGGACGAAGGCGCCGATACGGCCCAGCGTGGCGAAGCTGAAGCGCACGTCGTCGGCGACGAAGTCGACCTCGATGCCGAACTCGCCCTCGACGCGCGAGACGCACTCCATCGCCGCCAGGCTGTCGTACCGCTCGCCGAGCGCCGTGGTCAGCTCCGTGTCGTCGGCCACGCTGTGCAGCGCGTCACCGAACAGGTCGTGCAGCACGGCACGGACCCGGGTGGCGATCTCCTGCTCGGTGGGGATGACGGTGCTGCTCATGCGCTGTCCTTTCGGGGGGCGTCGGCACGCCGGAGGCGGCCCCGGTCGGCGAGGTGGACCAGGGCGGGGTCGGTGGGCCGGAATTCGATGTAGAGGAAGGCGGTGGCCTCGCCGGCGCCGAGGGCCGAGGTGATCTCCTCGGCGAGAGCCGCGCGGAACTCCTCGTCGCGGTCGGGGCCGACGCAGGCGGTGACGCTGGCGTGGTGCAGCCCGGCGCCGTCGTGGGGCAGCGCGTCCACGGGCATGCCGCCGCTGAAGAGGGTGCCGGCCTCGGCCGCCGAGAAGCGGACCACGACGTGGTGGGCCGCGATCCCGCGGTTCTTCAGCCAGCGGGTGAGCCGCAGGGCCACGGCACGCCGCTGCGGCACGCTCATTTCAGGGGTCGTGATGTCGATCGTGGGCATGGCAGGCTCTCGCAGGATTCGGGTCGGGGGTCTCACGCGGGCCGTCCCCGTGCGGGGACTCGGCGGCCGCCCGGGCAGGCGCCGGGTCCGGCGCGCACTTGGGCGTGCGGCAGGTGGCCCGGGTGGGTGCGCCCGCAGGGGAGCGGTGTCCACGTGGCGGTGCGGGCGGTCGGTGGGGGTGGTCGGTGGGGGCGGTGGGGTGACGGTCAGGAGAGCACCAGCGGCAGCAGGGGACCAGGGGACCCCTCGCCGAAGCGGTGGTGCAGGAGGGTGCCCAGGCAGTCGGCGAGAGGGCCGCCGCCGGCCGGGGCGAGCGGCGTCCACACGGTGCCCTGCGCGGTACGCACCCGGTCCACGAAACGGCGCACGTGCGCGGGGTCGAGGGGGTGTCCGTACAGGTCGGCCGTGGCCACCGACTCGTAGGTGGACAGCAGGTCGGGCATCCGCGCCCCCTCGTTCGCCCAGCCGCCGCCGCGTACCCGGTGTGCGTCGAGCAGCCGGTCCAGCTGTGACGGGTCCGGTTCGCCGAGGGCGTGCCGCGGCGCCGGCCTCCCGCACAGCAGCACCCCCCACAGCCTGCGCCGAGCAGCTCTACGACGAGGCCCACCAGGGAGAACGGCTTCCCGTCACCGAGCACCCGCACCAGGCCGCGGCCCGTGCGGCCCTCACGGCGGCGCTCGCCGCCTGTGACAAGGAACTCCTCACGGTCCGGCCGACCCCGGGCGAGCCCGTCCACCCGCTCACCGCCATACTCGCCGGCAACCTCCCGCCCCTGTCGCCGAAGGCCGCCCAGCGGGTCATCACCCAAGACGGCGGGCGCATCGCGCAGTTCGCTCCATCCGGTGTCAAAATGCGCACGCTCGACGAAACGCTCGAACCCGTGGTCATCTGCGACCGCAGAACAGCCTTCATAGGCATCGCCGACGGGCAGGGCGGCACGCTCGAAATCCGGCAGGGGAGAGTCGTCCAGCACCTCGTGAGAGCCTTCCTGCGGGACTGGGGCCGCGCCAGGCCGTACGCCTCCGCGCCCACCGCCACCGACATCCAGCGGACGATCCTGAAAGCGATCGTCAACGGTCAGACCGACGAGACCATCGCCCGCCGCCTCGGCCTCAGCCGCCGCAGCGTCGCGGAACACGTCCGAAAGATCAGCGACAGGCTGGGCAGCAGCCGCGCACAACTCGGCTACCTGGCCGCCAAAACGCACCTGATCTGAAGCGGGCAGAAACCGAAGCCGGCCGTATCCGAAGCCGGCCGTATCCGAAGCCGGCCGTTCCGGGGGAGGCGGGACGGTCTCCCCAGGCGGGTCCGGCGGGCGGGTCAGGCGCGAAGAGCCGTGCTGAAGGCGGTACGGGGGACCCGTCGGGCGCCATCCGTCGCGGGTGCGGCCATCGCCGCCTCACGTGGCGGTGGCCAGGGCCGGCCAGGGGCCGAGCGGATCGGCGTAGAGCGCGCCCAGCGCCACCGAGGCCCCCGCCACCGCCAGCACGGAACCGGTGAAGCTGCTCGGCACGACGGCACGCTCCGGGTCGTCGCACACCCGGGAGCGCACCGCGACCTCCGCGTGCAGCTCCGCCAGGCACTCCGGCAGCCGCCCGACCCCAGGCTCCACGACCACCAGCACCTCGGGGTCGAACACGTCGAGCAGCATCGCCGCCGCCCTGCCGACCCGGCGGGCCCGGTCCCTGAAGAGCGCCAGGGCCCGCGACTCGCCGGCCAGGGCCGCCTCGAGCAGATCGGAGAAGGCGGGCACGGACAGGCCCCGGCGCGCCGCGCGCGCCACCATCGCGGGCTCCGACACCTGCGCCTGGAAGCACTCCGCAGAGCCGCACGCACACCCTGGGCACGCACCGGACTCCGCCGGAGAGGGCGGCGCGCCGACGGGCAGGTGCGCCACGCTGCCCGCCCCGGCGTGCGGTCCCAGATGGACGCTTCCGGCGCTGGCGAAGGCGGCGTCCACCACCGTGCCGACGAAGAGCAGCACCGCGCTCTCACGCGTCGACCCCTCGCCGACGAGCTGCTCGGCGCGGGCCAGAGCACGGGCGTGGCCGTCCACGTGCACCGGCAGGCCGGTCGCGGCCTGGAGCACCTGGCGTGCCGGCACGTCCCGCCAGCCGAGCTGCGGGTGGTCCACGATCACCCCGGCGTCCGGGTCCACCCGGTGGCCGGTGGCCACGCCGAGGGCGAGCACGGTCCGGTCCCCGGCGCGGGCGGCCACCAGCCGGGGCAGCCGCGCGGCGATCCGGCGCAGCACGGCCGGCGGCCCGGTGTCCCGGTGCGGCTCGCACTCCTCGGCCACGATCCGGCCGCGCAGGTCCATCAGCGACAACGTCGTGTGCCGGACGGCGACATGGGCGCCGGCGACGAGATGGCGCCGGGTGTCTATCTCCAGCGGGATGTGCGGCCGGCCGAGCCCGCGGGGACCGGTGGCCCGGGTGCCCTCCCGGATCAGCCCCCGCTCCAGCAGGTGCCCGCAGTGCCCGGTCACAGAGGCCGGCGAGAGGCCCGTGAGCCGTGCCACGGTGCTGCGGGCCACCGGCCCGTGGTCGAGGATCGCCCCCAGCACCGCGTGCGTGCCGGGCGGGCGCCGGGTCGAACGGGCGGGGAGTTCGGGGCGGCGGGGGGCGCCAGGGCGCGCGGATGCCTGGGATCCGTTCACGGGGGCCTTCCTGAGCTGCGGCGGCGGACGACGGCGCCGTCATGCCCCGGTCGGCCGGGACACGGGCGCCTCCGCCGGGGCGGCACCGGGAGATGCCCGGCCCGAGGGAGCGGTGGGCAGGGCTGCTTCGGGCACGATCGCCCTCACGGTGCTGCCCCGGCCGGCGGGGCGCGATGCGGTACGGGGCGCGGGCCGCCGTACGCTCAGGAGAGCCGACACGCAGCGGAGCACACGCGCTTCAGGTCGACATGACCTCGCGTCGTGAGGAGTGCGGAGCGCTGCATGGGCCGCAAGGTATCCGCAGCGGCTCGGGCCGGTAAAGGGCTGCCCGCATCATGGACAGCCGAGGGCCGTCGCCGCGGATGCCCCGTCCTCGCACCCGGTCACACGTCATACATGCGGTCTGACGAACTCGTAGCCCTTGTCCAGCAGCCGCGGCAGGTACTCCGACACCGCTTCCACGGTCTGGGACCGATCACCGCCACCGTCGTGCTGGAGGATGATGCTGCCCGGCTCGATGGCCCGCGTCACGGCCCGCTCGATGCTGTCGATGCCGGGCAGGGCCCAGTCGTTGGTGTCGATGGACCAGCCGATCGGCTCCATGCCCAGCCCGGCGCAGACCCGCAGGGACGGCTTGTCCCACTCCCCGTAGGGCGCCCGGCACCAGCGCGGCGGCGCGTCGAGCACCCGCTCGATGACATCGCTGGTCCTGCCCAGCTCGTCCTTGACCTTCCCGAGCGAGAGGCTGGTCAGCAGCGGGTGCGTGTAGCTGTGGTTGGCGACCACGTGGCCGCCCGCGGCGATGTCGTGCAGCAGCCGGGGGAACGCCTTGGCGTTCTCGCCGACGACGAAGAACGTCGCCTGCACCCGGTAGGTGCGCAGCACGGCGAGCACCTTCGGGGTGAAGTCCGGGTCGGGTCCGTCGTCGAAGGTCAGCGCGACGGCGCGGGCCCTGCCCGGGAGCGTCAGCTCCGCCTGGGTACGCACCTGCGGGTGGAAGGCGGGGGTGCCCAGCGCGGAGTCGCCGGCGATCGGGCGGAGGCGGTAGGCCTGCCGGCGGGCCGCTCCGACGGGTACGGGACCGGGGCGCGGGGCGCTCGACGGGCGGCGGGTCCTGGCCCGTGTGGCGGCTTCGGCGGCTTCCTTGCGAGCCGCCTTCGCGGTGGTGGACGCGCTGCCGGAGGCGCCGGCCCGGGAGCCCGAAGCAGGGTGGTCCGTCGACCCTGTCAGCACGACGGCCGTGCCGGTGGCGGCCGCCGCCCCCACTCCGAGGGCGCCGGCGAGGAACCAACGACGCGTATTCATATGATTATCTGATCCCATTTCTCCTCAATGTCATGGAACGCTCTTGATGTCACGCTCAGGGTGTTGATGTGCTGGATTATTCATACAATCGGATCAGCTTCTGAGGGTCGGAGAGGTCCGGAGAGGACCGCGGAACGCGTCGCGGAGCGCACCGCGGCGTGCGTGGCGGAGATCCGGTCCGACGCGGCACCGGCCTCGTGCGGGCACGACGGTGGTGCGGGCAAGGCGCGGGCGTGAGCGCGGCGGTGGCGTGAACACCGCGGTGAGTGAGCCCGGCCTCTCGGTGAGCCCGGCACCGGAGTGGACCCGGCACGGGAGCCGCCCCGGTCGTGGCACGGTCACCGCCGGAGCGCGGACCGGGATGGCCGGACCGGGATGGCCGCATCCGTCTCGCCGCCGCGTTCGGCGGGCCCTAGGATCGCGGGTACGGCGTCGCGTGCCGGTCACCGGCCGGGTGAGGCATGGAGGTGCCCGTGAGATTGCCTCCGGAGGCATTCCACAGTGTCAGTCGAGTTGAACCACACCATCGTTCACGCCCGGGACAACCGGGAATCCGCAGAATTCCTCGCGTCCCTCCTGGGACTTGAGATCGGCCCCGAGTGGGGACCCTTCGTCCCCGTCTCCACCGCCAACGGCGTCACCCTGGACTTCGCCAGCATCCCGCCGGAGTCCATCACCCTGCAGCACTACGCCTTCCTCGTCTCGGACGACGAGTTCGACGCGGCGTTCGAGCGCATCCGGGACCGCGGCATCACGTACTACGCCGACCCGCACCGAAAGCAGCCGGGGGAGATCAACCACAACCACGGCGGGCGCGGCCCGTACTTCATGGACCCCGCCGGCCACGGCATGGAGATCCTGACCAGGCCCTACGGCAGCCATCCCGCACCGGAGCGCAGGCCGTAGCACCCACCGGTGACCGCGCCGGGCGGCACCGGCCCGCCGGCGACGCGGGCGCTCGGCCCGGCTCCACCGCCCACGAGGGCGGCGTTCCAGCACCCCGCCGCCCCGCCGTCCCGACACGGCGGGGCGGTCGCCGTCCGCCGGTCGTTGCGGCGGTATGAACACTGCTGGGATTCGGGAATAGGGGGCGGCCCGCCGGCCTTGCCCCTGTCGCCGGATCGCAGGCCGGTGCACCTCGCCAGGGGTGCCGTCGAGGAGAGGGAGCGCATGGGCAAGGCGTATGTGTACACCGAGTTCGGGGGCCCTGAGGCCGAGGCCCTCATCGACCGGCCGGCACCCGAGCCCGGCGAGGGGCAGCTGCTCATCGCGGTGCGCGCGGCCGGCGTCAACCCCGTCGACTGGAAGCTGCGCGACGGCTACGTCCGGCCCGGCGCGGCCCCCGCCGAACTGCCCGCCGTCTTCGGCAGCGAGGCCGCGGGGATCGTCGAGCGGGTCGGGCCCGGTGTCGAGGGCTTCGGCGTCGGCGACGCGGTCTTCGGCAGCACGCTGGGCGGCGGGTACGCGGAGCAGACCCTCCTGCCCGTGAGCGTCGCCGCGCACAAGCCGGAGGCGCTGTCGTTCGCCGACGCCGCGGCGCTGCCGGTGGCCGCGGCCACTGCCTACGACGGCGTCCAGCAGCTCGGCCTGCCGGCCGGCGCCACCCTTC comes from the Streptomyces sp. TS71-3 genome and includes:
- a CDS encoding acyl-CoA synthetase, translating into MAFATSGNTGSAVRWWRTDAQLRAEARLVARALPGRIEQIVCFAPPQHLYGYLFGRTLPALLDVPVKAAWQDPLEPPRWRDGLHTLFVCVPSSWLVLRSLRRRLAELPGAVALHGTGPAPDTARRLLGGLPDGALRAVEVFGSTETGAAAVRDLDAAPAGEVPWRLLGDVEADSAAGDRLRVRGPRLARREGEPAPLSEWAMDDVVRWVSERAFVRLGRASRLIKVNGVRCDLDVVEAVLNRSFPGAESVCLPTDDAVRGEYYDVFLTGDPQPARAVSAAVTRALPGCPPPRSVHRVDRIERSATGKPLATPLHAVLARQCAPHRRHPHRPDGERA
- a CDS encoding acyl carrier protein gives rise to the protein MSSTVIPTEQEIATRVRAVLHDLFGDALHSVADDTELTTALGERYDSLAAMECVSRVEGEFGIEVDFVADDVRFSFATLGRIGAFVRDRLEDHAILGNTL
- a CDS encoding LuxR C-terminal-related transcriptional regulator produces the protein MTGPVRRGRAAAPASRTAAPPTACAEQLYDEAHQGERLPVTEHPHQAAARAALTAALAACDKELLTVRPTPGEPVHPLTAILAGNLPPLSPKAAQRVITQDGGRIAQFAPSGVKMRTLDETLEPVVICDRRTAFIGIADGQGGTLEIRQGRVVQHLVRAFLRDWGRARPYASAPTATDIQRTILKAIVNGQTDETIARRLGLSRRSVAEHVRKISDRLGSSRAQLGYLAAKTHLI
- a CDS encoding ROK family transcriptional regulator, translating into MNGSQASARPGAPRRPELPARSTRRPPGTHAVLGAILDHGPVARSTVARLTGLSPASVTGHCGHLLERGLIREGTRATGPRGLGRPHIPLEIDTRRHLVAGAHVAVRHTTLSLMDLRGRIVAEECEPHRDTGPPAVLRRIAARLPRLVAARAGDRTVLALGVATGHRVDPDAGVIVDHPQLGWRDVPARQVLQAATGLPVHVDGHARALARAEQLVGEGSTRESAVLLFVGTVVDAAFASAGSVHLGPHAGAGSVAHLPVGAPPSPAESGACPGCACGSAECFQAQVSEPAMVARAARRGLSVPAFSDLLEAALAGESRALALFRDRARRVGRAAAMLLDVFDPEVLVVVEPGVGRLPECLAELHAEVAVRSRVCDDPERAVVPSSFTGSVLAVAGASVALGALYADPLGPWPALATAT
- a CDS encoding polysaccharide deacetylase family protein; protein product: MNTRRWFLAGALGVGAAAATGTAVVLTGSTDHPASGSRAGASGSASTTAKAARKEAAEAATRARTRRPSSAPRPGPVPVGAARRQAYRLRPIAGDSALGTPAFHPQVRTQAELTLPGRARAVALTFDDGPDPDFTPKVLAVLRTYRVQATFFVVGENAKAFPRLLHDIAAGGHVVANHSYTHPLLTSLSLGKVKDELGRTSDVIERVLDAPPRWCRAPYGEWDKPSLRVCAGLGMEPIGWSIDTNDWALPGIDSIERAVTRAIEPGSIILQHDGGGDRSQTVEAVSEYLPRLLDKGYEFVRPHV
- a CDS encoding VOC family protein, whose protein sequence is MSVELNHTIVHARDNRESAEFLASLLGLEIGPEWGPFVPVSTANGVTLDFASIPPESITLQHYAFLVSDDEFDAAFERIRDRGITYYADPHRKQPGEINHNHGGRGPYFMDPAGHGMEILTRPYGSHPAPERRP